In Helicobacter mastomyrinus, a single genomic region encodes these proteins:
- a CDS encoding Gfo/Idh/MocA family protein — MDKPMKIALFGIGKMGQNHLRILSMLKDVEIAFLYDTNVELCEELGKKFGIKMLENLDTDLKSCDGAIIVTPTFTHFDYINKVSDYVKNIFVEKPLTNTLESTQVIVDLAQDKGLNIQVGFIERYNPAVITLKHILASNTDKIINIDFIRTNKMSSRITDVDVVIDLMIHDIDLALNFNGDVRDIYAHGVVIDGMIEYARACIVHTNGAFSNIVASRITEKRRRQISVTTYNEYIDCNLLRKEVFVDKQSVEQRMDNVSISANTETIEVRGQESLLSELIDFVRLCKGSMPSLTDNRPNHNDGMRAMQIAHKIQDIIHKTYT, encoded by the coding sequence ATGGATAAGCCGATGAAAATCGCCCTTTTTGGCATTGGGAAAATGGGGCAGAACCACCTTAGAATCTTAAGTATGCTTAAAGATGTGGAGATTGCTTTTCTCTATGATACTAATGTAGAGCTATGTGAGGAGCTAGGCAAGAAATTTGGTATCAAAATGCTTGAAAATCTTGATACGGATTTAAAAAGCTGCGATGGTGCAATTATCGTAACGCCCACTTTCACGCATTTTGACTATATTAATAAAGTCAGCGATTATGTGAAAAATATTTTTGTAGAAAAGCCCCTTACCAATACCTTAGAATCTACGCAAGTCATCGTGGATTTAGCCCAAGATAAGGGGCTTAATATACAAGTAGGATTTATCGAGCGCTACAATCCTGCGGTGATTACATTAAAGCATATTTTAGCCTCTAATACAGATAAGATTATTAATATTGACTTTATCCGCACCAACAAGATGAGCTCACGCATTACTGATGTTGATGTGGTGATTGATTTGATGATACACGATATTGATTTGGCTCTAAATTTTAATGGTGATGTGCGGGATATTTACGCACATGGTGTAGTCATAGATGGTATGATAGAGTATGCAAGGGCGTGTATCGTGCATACCAATGGTGCATTTTCTAATATTGTCGCCTCCCGCATTACAGAGAAAAGACGGCGGCAAATCAGTGTAACAACGTATAATGAATATATTGATTGCAATTTGCTTCGTAAGGAAGTGTTTGTTGATAAGCAAAGCGTGGAACAAAGAATGGATAATGTATCTATTAGTGCCAATACAGAGACGATTGAGGTGCGGGGGCAGGAGAGCTTACTTTCAGAGTTAATTGACTTTGTGAGGTTATGCAAGGGCTCAATGCCATCTTTAACAGATAATCGCCCTAACCACAACGATGGTATGAGGGCTATGCAAATTGCTCATAAGATTCAAGATATTATCCACAAGACATATACATAA
- a CDS encoding shikimate kinase translates to MENIVLIGFMGSGKTTIGREIALLGGRFLLDTDHIIEQNMGKSVSEIFESVGEEGFRRIESQLILWLSANVKNAIIATGGGMPIYNDISYLGKVFWLDVSFESILKRLNTAQINQRPLFADANQAKQLYDERKKIYEKQAHYIVSGDTFVNEVARKIVECMERGNEISLLKPQS, encoded by the coding sequence TTGGAAAATATCGTTCTCATTGGCTTTATGGGCAGTGGTAAAACTACTATCGGTAGAGAAATCGCATTGCTTGGTGGGAGATTCTTGCTTGATACAGACCATATCATAGAGCAAAATATGGGTAAGAGTGTGAGTGAAATTTTTGAATCAGTAGGGGAAGAGGGCTTCCGCCGTATAGAATCTCAACTTATTTTATGGCTTTCTGCAAATGTAAAAAATGCCATAATCGCCACAGGCGGAGGTATGCCTATCTATAATGATATAAGCTATTTGGGTAAGGTATTTTGGCTTGATGTAAGTTTTGAATCTATCCTTAAACGTCTTAATACGGCTCAAATCAATCAGCGCCCACTCTTTGCAGATGCGAATCAAGCAAAGCAGCTTTATGATGAGCGCAAAAAGATATATGAGAAACAAGCTCATTACATTGTAAGTGGAGATACTTTTGTAAATGAGGTAGCACGTAAGATTGTTGAATGTATGGAGAGGGGCAATGAAATTTCTCTCTTAAAGCCACAAAGCTAA
- the uvrB gene encoding excinuclease ABC subunit UvrB, whose amino-acid sequence MPKFILNSAYTPAGDQPQAIEKITNFISNGAQYSTLIGVTGSGKTYTMANIIARLNIPTLIMTHNKTLAAQLYSEFRGFFPQNHIEYFISHFDYYQPEAYIPRRDLFIEKDSSINEDLERLRLSATTSLLAYDDVIVVASVSANYGLGNPAEYLSMIEKLEVGAEYQQKALLLKLVDMGYTRNDMVFERGNFRVNGEVIDIFPAYNENEFIRIEFFGDEIELIGVFEALERTHLANLQSFVLYSANQFIVSAQRLQTALHNIESELETRLNEFERDNKQVEYQRLKGRTEFDLEMIRESGICKGIENYARHLTGKEAGETPYSLLDYFEQKKKPYLLIVDESHVSLPQFGGMYAGDRSRKEVLVEYGFRLPSALDNRPLRFDEFITKAPHFLFVSATPAQKELELSGEYIAEQIIRPTGLLDPLYEVRDSNNAVLDLYDEIKLRIAQNQRVLITTLTKKMAEELSKYYGELGIKVRYMHSDIDAIERNHLIRALRLGEFDVLIGINLLREGLDLPEVSLIAIMDADKEGFLRSETSLIQTMGRAARNVDGKVILYAQHITQSMKRAFEITDYRRSKQQAFNRLHNIIPTSVQRNVEQELKMESSGLGKLYEKNSKKIPKSERDRIIKELSKQMHTAAKALEFEEAARLRDEITKIRNMK is encoded by the coding sequence ATGCCAAAATTTATCTTAAATTCTGCATACACCCCCGCAGGAGACCAACCTCAAGCGATTGAGAAAATCACTAACTTTATCAGCAATGGCGCACAATACAGCACGCTCATAGGTGTTACAGGTAGTGGCAAAACCTACACGATGGCAAATATCATCGCTAGGCTTAATATCCCAACCCTCATTATGACACATAATAAAACCCTTGCTGCGCAGCTTTATAGCGAATTTCGCGGATTCTTCCCGCAAAATCATATAGAATATTTCATCTCGCATTTTGATTATTATCAGCCTGAAGCCTATATTCCCCGCCGCGATTTGTTTATAGAAAAAGATTCTAGCATTAATGAGGATTTGGAGCGATTGCGACTATCGGCTACCACTTCGCTTCTAGCCTATGATGATGTGATTGTCGTAGCAAGTGTATCAGCAAACTATGGCTTAGGGAATCCTGCAGAATATCTTAGTATGATAGAAAAGCTCGAAGTAGGCGCAGAATATCAGCAAAAAGCATTGCTTTTAAAGCTCGTAGATATGGGCTATACTCGCAATGATATGGTATTTGAGCGGGGGAATTTCCGTGTGAATGGAGAAGTGATAGATATTTTTCCTGCTTACAATGAAAATGAATTTATCCGCATAGAATTTTTCGGCGATGAGATTGAGCTCATTGGCGTATTTGAAGCATTAGAGCGCACACATTTAGCCAATCTACAATCCTTTGTCCTATATAGTGCTAATCAATTCATTGTAAGCGCTCAGAGGTTACAAACTGCGCTACACAATATAGAATCCGAGCTAGAGACACGTTTAAACGAGTTTGAAAGAGATAATAAACAAGTGGAATATCAACGCCTCAAAGGACGCACAGAGTTTGATTTAGAAATGATACGCGAGAGTGGCATTTGCAAGGGGATAGAAAACTATGCACGACATCTCACAGGCAAGGAAGCCGGGGAAACACCCTACTCCCTTTTAGATTATTTTGAACAAAAGAAAAAGCCCTATTTGCTAATAGTTGATGAATCTCACGTGAGTTTACCACAATTTGGCGGTATGTATGCAGGGGATAGAAGCCGCAAGGAAGTGCTTGTAGAATATGGTTTTAGACTGCCTAGTGCGCTTGATAACCGCCCTTTACGATTTGATGAGTTTATCACTAAAGCCCCGCACTTTCTCTTTGTATCCGCTACACCTGCACAAAAGGAGTTAGAGCTAAGTGGAGAATATATAGCCGAGCAGATTATCCGCCCCACCGGACTGCTTGACCCGCTCTATGAAGTGCGGGATTCGAATAACGCGGTGCTTGATTTGTATGATGAAATAAAGCTAAGGATTGCTCAAAATCAGCGAGTGCTTATCACCACTTTGACAAAAAAAATGGCAGAGGAATTAAGCAAGTATTATGGAGAGCTAGGCATTAAGGTGCGCTATATGCACAGCGATATTGACGCGATTGAGCGCAATCATCTCATACGCGCCCTAAGGCTTGGGGAGTTTGATGTGCTTATTGGGATTAATCTCTTGCGCGAGGGGTTGGATTTGCCAGAGGTGAGTCTGATTGCCATTATGGACGCGGACAAAGAGGGATTTTTGCGCTCTGAAACGAGCCTTATACAAACGATGGGACGAGCTGCACGTAATGTCGATGGCAAGGTGATTCTCTACGCACAACATATCACGCAGTCTATGAAAAGGGCATTTGAGATTACTGACTATCGCCGCAGCAAGCAGCAAGCTTTCAATCGCCTCCATAATATTATACCCACATCGGTGCAAAGGAATGTAGAGCAAGAGCTAAAGATGGAATCAAGCGGATTAGGCAAACTCTATGAAAAAAATAGCAAGAAGATTCCTAAAAGTGAGCGGGATAGAATCATCAAAGAGTTAAGCAAACAAATGCACACAGCAGCTAAGGCACTAGAATTTGAAGAGGCTGCACGTCTGCGCGATGAGATAACTAAAATTCGCAATATGAAGTAG
- a CDS encoding AMIN domain-containing protein, with amino-acid sequence MNQDPLSSVEFVLPSTARILKSVQVTYQNLDGSIENKTIQLDESIDWHYPLLIVQKAQGAPYSAENRFKLGEFELIVNRNTLFIATRKKMLRDFVLPEPYRLVIDIEGARDNQSQKTKLNKKYFSGAEISTHEGFYRISLDLDGRYKYTISPQSDGFIVTLE; translated from the coding sequence ATGAATCAAGACCCGCTCTCAAGTGTGGAGTTTGTGTTACCAAGCACGGCGAGGATTCTTAAAAGCGTGCAGGTTACCTATCAAAACCTTGATGGCTCTATTGAAAACAAAACTATTCAACTTGATGAAAGCATTGATTGGCATTATCCATTGCTTATTGTTCAAAAAGCACAGGGAGCACCTTATAGTGCAGAAAATCGCTTTAAACTAGGCGAGTTTGAGCTGATAGTTAATAGAAATACACTTTTTATCGCTACACGTAAGAAAATGCTACGTGATTTTGTATTGCCTGAACCCTATCGACTTGTGATTGATATTGAAGGCGCAAGAGACAATCAATCTCAAAAAACCAAGTTGAATAAAAAATATTTTAGTGGTGCGGAGATTTCTACACACGAAGGATTTTATAGAATCTCCCTTGATTTAGATGGACGTTATAAATACACTATTTCACCTCAAAGTGATGGCTTTATAGTAACTTTGGAGTAG
- a CDS encoding primosomal protein N', translated as MFYYLIAPLALKTPPLAYQCEVECEICDICAIEVRNKAYLGIVISTLDKPTFTCKSTHKSDKYFLSFQKILASFIAQYYCVSVGESFGLFVPQKMQEPHLECIQVPLLHTLNAEQEGALAFCQTHKNPLLFGDTGSGKTEIYIHLIAQTLQKAQSALFLMPEIALTPQIESRLKAVFGDMVGIWHSKVTQKQKKQILQGLYEGSIRVIAGARSALFLPIASLGLIIIDEEHDDAYKSQSSPRYNARDIALYLGQKSDVRVILGSATPSAASYYHALKHKSMCRLKGRYFGSSKHIKILPPPSALNAINSTQNRINDILGEEIITKMATSLSQKQQVIVFLPTRAHYKMLVCSACGSGCECEFCSVNMSLHLDKNALVCHYCHFCKPIPTLCPQCQRDTLHTYRIGTAQVAQILSEALPQARIALFDRDNITTHKKLKSVLGAFNKGEIDVLVGTQMLSKGHDYHRVNLAIVLGIDYILKSNDYRCNERAISLLHQIAGRSGRKDNGEVYIQSANGAFLQPFMEDYEDFLRYELEARPPIYPPHQRLATLTFSHKKEQIALKCLERVHNFLYQIKPKEVEIVGESRALLGRLYDKYRFVLLLRSYSTNALLKVLHTLQSNEKVCGSCEIDIDPLSIV; from the coding sequence TTGTTTTATTATCTCATTGCCCCCCTTGCGCTAAAAACGCCTCCTTTAGCCTATCAATGCGAAGTAGAATGCGAAATATGCGATATTTGCGCTATTGAAGTGCGCAATAAGGCATATTTAGGCATAGTTATCTCTACTTTAGATAAACCCACTTTTACCTGCAAGAGTACTCATAAGAGCGATAAGTATTTTTTGTCTTTTCAAAAGATTCTTGCATCTTTTATTGCACAATATTATTGCGTGAGCGTGGGAGAGAGTTTCGGGCTATTTGTGCCGCAAAAGATGCAAGAGCCACATTTAGAATGCATCCAAGTGCCATTGCTCCATACGCTCAATGCAGAGCAAGAGGGCGCATTAGCCTTTTGTCAAACGCATAAGAATCCCCTGCTTTTTGGTGATACGGGTAGTGGTAAAACAGAGATTTATATACATCTTATCGCGCAAACCTTGCAAAAAGCACAAAGCGCACTCTTTCTAATGCCTGAAATCGCGCTCACTCCACAGATAGAATCTCGCCTTAAGGCAGTGTTTGGTGATATGGTGGGGATTTGGCATTCTAAAGTAACACAAAAGCAAAAAAAGCAGATTTTACAAGGCTTATATGAGGGGAGTATTCGCGTGATTGCTGGAGCTAGAAGTGCATTGTTTCTACCTATTGCCTCTCTTGGGTTGATTATTATTGATGAGGAACACGATGATGCCTATAAGTCGCAAAGCTCCCCGCGATACAATGCGCGTGATATTGCGCTGTATTTAGGACAAAAAAGTGATGTTAGGGTGATTTTAGGCTCGGCTACACCAAGTGCTGCAAGTTATTATCACGCCTTGAAACATAAAAGTATGTGTCGTTTAAAGGGGCGGTATTTTGGCTCAAGTAAACATATAAAGATTCTACCCCCGCCTAGTGCCTTAAATGCGATAAATAGCACACAAAATAGGATAAATGACATTTTAGGCGAAGAAATCATTACAAAAATGGCAACAAGCCTTTCTCAAAAGCAGCAAGTTATCGTATTTTTGCCTACTCGCGCACATTATAAAATGCTCGTGTGTAGCGCGTGTGGAAGTGGTTGCGAATGTGAGTTCTGCTCGGTGAATATGTCCTTGCACCTTGATAAAAATGCCCTTGTATGCCATTATTGTCATTTTTGTAAGCCTATCCCTACACTCTGTCCGCAATGTCAAAGGGATACCCTGCATACATATCGCATAGGTACGGCACAAGTAGCGCAAATTCTAAGTGAGGCACTACCACAGGCGAGAATCGCTCTTTTTGATAGGGATAATATTACTACGCATAAGAAGCTTAAAAGCGTATTAGGGGCGTTTAATAAGGGGGAAATTGATGTGCTTGTAGGCACACAAATGTTAAGCAAGGGACATGATTATCATCGTGTGAATCTCGCCATCGTGCTAGGCATTGATTACATCTTAAAAAGTAACGACTATCGCTGTAATGAGAGGGCTATTAGTTTGCTTCATCAAATCGCTGGACGTAGCGGACGCAAAGATAATGGCGAAGTGTATATACAAAGTGCTAATGGTGCGTTTTTGCAGCCATTTATGGAGGATTATGAGGATTTTTTACGTTATGAATTAGAGGCAAGACCACCCATTTATCCACCACATCAGCGACTAGCCACACTCACCTTTTCACACAAAAAGGAGCAAATCGCCCTCAAATGCCTTGAAAGGGTGCATAACTTTCTCTATCAAATCAAACCAAAAGAGGTAGAAATCGTAGGGGAAAGTAGAGCATTGCTCGGGCGGCTTTATGATAAATATCGCTTTGTGCTTTTATTGCGTTCATACTCTACAAACGCACTTTTAAAGGTGCTGCATACATTGCAAAGCAATGAAAAAGTGTGTGGGAGTTGTGAAATAGACATCGACCCTCTTAGCATAGTATAA
- the recA gene encoding recombinase RecA has protein sequence MVDEKKQKAIELALKQIDKAFGKGALVRLGDKQVEKVECISTGSLGLDMALGIGGVPKGRIIEIYGPESSGKTTLSLQIVAECQKNGGICAFIDAEHALDVYYAKRLGVDTENLLVSQPDTGEQALEILETLTRSGAVDLIVIDSVAALTPKAEIEGDMGDQHVGLQARLMSHALRKITGVLHKMNATLIFINQIRMKIGVMGYGSPETTTGGNALKFYASVRIDVRRIATLKQNDQQIGNRTKAKVVKNKVAPPFREAEFDIMFGEGISKEGEIIDYGIKLDLIDKSGAWLSYNDKKLGQGRENAKLLLKEDKALAEEIIAKIKEQIGAQDEILPLPDEPESNE, from the coding sequence ATGGTAGATGAGAAAAAGCAAAAAGCTATTGAACTTGCTTTGAAGCAAATTGATAAAGCCTTTGGCAAGGGTGCTTTGGTACGATTAGGTGATAAGCAGGTAGAAAAAGTAGAGTGTATATCCACGGGCTCGCTTGGGCTTGATATGGCTCTAGGCATAGGTGGTGTGCCTAAGGGTAGGATTATTGAAATCTATGGACCAGAATCAAGTGGAAAGACGACTTTAAGCTTACAAATCGTGGCAGAATGTCAAAAAAATGGTGGTATTTGCGCATTCATAGACGCAGAACATGCCCTTGACGTATATTATGCCAAACGTTTGGGTGTAGATACAGAGAATCTGCTTGTATCTCAGCCTGATACGGGAGAACAGGCATTAGAGATTCTAGAAACGCTCACACGTAGCGGTGCAGTGGATTTAATAGTTATAGATTCGGTAGCAGCCCTCACGCCTAAAGCAGAGATTGAAGGCGATATGGGAGACCAACACGTAGGCTTACAAGCACGGCTTATGAGCCACGCTTTGCGTAAGATTACAGGTGTATTACACAAGATGAATGCGACTTTGATTTTTATTAATCAAATTCGTATGAAAATTGGCGTAATGGGCTATGGTAGTCCAGAGACTACTACTGGTGGGAATGCGCTAAAATTTTATGCGAGTGTGCGTATTGATGTACGCCGTATTGCAACATTGAAGCAAAATGACCAGCAAATCGGAAATCGCACAAAAGCAAAAGTAGTGAAAAATAAAGTCGCTCCACCTTTCCGCGAAGCAGAGTTTGATATTATGTTTGGCGAGGGTATTAGCAAAGAGGGCGAGATTATCGATTATGGCATCAAGCTTGATCTTATCGATAAAAGTGGTGCGTGGCTTAGTTACAATGACAAAAAGCTTGGGCAAGGACGCGAGAATGCAAAACTGCTCTTAAAAGAGGATAAGGCATTAGCAGAGGAGATTATTGCAAAGATTAAGGAGCAAATTGGCGCTCAAGATGAGATTCTGCCTTTACCCGATGAGCCAGAATCTAATGAGTAA
- the eno gene encoding phosphopyruvate hydratase translates to MVYIEHIDAQEVMDSRGNPTVKAMVRLSDGTRASAIVPSGASTGKREALELRDGDKDRYLGKGVLKACANIKTEIATQLNGVSPYDQSKIDLILKKIDDTDNYSKLGANATLGVSMAIARASAQSLHLPLYRYLGGSNALTIPTPMLNIINGGSHADNTVDFQEYMIMPLGFDSFAESLCASAEVYHHLKAILNEQGHITSIGDEGGFAPNLKNNEEPIEVILKAIEKAGYKPLEEIAIALDVASSELVGKDSMYHLAGEGKVLDSAGMIEYYENLIAKYPIVSIEDGLSEDDWEGWKLLTQKLGNKIQLVGDDLFVTNKKILQEGINSNIANAILIKPNQIGTVSETMQSMRLAQRNNYKCIMSHRSGESEDTFIADFAVALNTGEIKTGSTARSERIAKYNRLLEIEREISDTEYIGKTLFKR, encoded by the coding sequence ATGGTTTATATCGAACATATTGACGCACAAGAAGTAATGGATAGTCGTGGGAATCCCACAGTAAAAGCTATGGTAAGACTAAGCGATGGCACGAGGGCATCGGCTATCGTGCCAAGTGGTGCAAGCACAGGCAAGAGAGAAGCGCTCGAATTACGCGATGGCGATAAGGATAGATATTTAGGAAAAGGTGTTTTGAAAGCCTGTGCGAACATTAAAACAGAGATTGCCACACAGCTTAATGGCGTCTCCCCCTATGATCAAAGCAAGATTGATTTGATCCTAAAAAAAATAGATGATACAGATAATTATTCAAAACTTGGTGCAAATGCGACTTTGGGTGTGAGTATGGCGATTGCTAGAGCGAGTGCGCAGTCTTTGCATTTACCCCTTTATCGCTATTTGGGCGGGAGCAATGCACTTACTATCCCCACCCCTATGCTTAATATTATTAATGGTGGCTCTCACGCAGATAATACGGTAGATTTTCAAGAATATATGATTATGCCTTTAGGCTTTGATAGCTTTGCAGAAAGCCTGTGTGCCTCTGCTGAAGTCTATCATCACTTAAAAGCTATTTTAAACGAGCAAGGCCATATTACGAGCATTGGTGATGAAGGAGGATTCGCTCCAAATCTAAAAAACAATGAAGAGCCCATTGAAGTGATTTTAAAGGCTATTGAAAAGGCAGGGTATAAGCCGCTTGAAGAGATTGCTATCGCGCTTGATGTCGCAAGTAGTGAGCTTGTAGGCAAAGATAGTATGTATCATCTAGCAGGAGAGGGCAAGGTGTTAGATAGTGCAGGTATGATTGAATATTATGAGAATCTTATTGCAAAATATCCTATTGTGTCAATTGAAGATGGGCTAAGTGAAGATGATTGGGAGGGGTGGAAGCTCCTCACACAGAAGCTTGGCAACAAGATTCAGCTTGTGGGAGATGATTTGTTTGTTACCAATAAAAAAATCTTGCAAGAGGGTATTAATTCAAATATTGCTAATGCCATTTTAATTAAACCTAATCAAATTGGCACGGTGAGTGAGACAATGCAAAGTATGCGATTGGCTCAACGCAATAATTACAAGTGCATTATGAGCCATCGCAGCGGTGAGAGTGAAGATACCTTTATCGCAGATTTTGCCGTAGCACTTAATACTGGTGAGATTAAGACAGGCTCAACGGCACGAAGTGAGAGAATTGCAAAATACAATCGTTTGCTTGAGATTGAACGTGAAATAAGCGACACAGAATACATAGGAAAAACGCTTTTCAAACGATAG
- a CDS encoding menaquinone biosynthesis family protein: MIKLAHSPDADDLFMYYAIVFGWVDSTKLQFSNTAKDIQTLNFATLQGEYDISAISFALYPLIVQDYALLRTGVSFGNGYGPKLIRRKDKMLKKHFKVALSGEHTTNAMIFRLAYPHAKIIYKNFLDIESAVLSDEVDAGVLIHESILNFNENLCVEAEIWDIWQDLSGGDLPLPLGGMALRRSLPLTTAIECENILTKAVQIAVQNKRLLSHMLLERGVVRVNAQELDRYLNLYANADSISMGELELKAVNRLFELGFEAGFYPQCIRAEDCLIPTEYTQLRFL; the protein is encoded by the coding sequence ATGATAAAACTCGCCCATAGCCCTGATGCTGATGATTTATTTATGTATTATGCGATAGTTTTTGGGTGGGTAGATTCTACAAAATTACAATTTTCCAATACGGCTAAAGACATTCAAACACTTAATTTTGCGACCTTACAGGGCGAGTATGATATTAGCGCGATTTCCTTTGCCCTTTATCCGCTTATTGTGCAAGATTATGCGCTTTTACGCACGGGCGTAAGCTTTGGCAATGGCTATGGACCAAAGCTTATTAGACGTAAAGATAAAATGCTTAAAAAACATTTTAAAGTCGCTCTAAGTGGGGAGCATACCACTAATGCGATGATTTTCCGCTTAGCCTATCCTCATGCAAAGATTATATACAAAAATTTTTTAGATATTGAATCTGCCGTGTTAAGCGATGAGGTTGATGCAGGTGTGCTTATCCACGAATCTATTCTGAATTTCAATGAGAATCTATGCGTAGAAGCAGAGATATGGGATATATGGCAAGATTTAAGCGGAGGGGACTTGCCCTTGCCACTTGGCGGTATGGCTTTGCGCCGATCTTTGCCTCTTACCACTGCCATAGAATGCGAAAATATTCTCACAAAAGCCGTGCAAATTGCCGTGCAAAATAAGCGTCTCCTTAGCCACATGCTTTTAGAGCGAGGGGTGGTGCGCGTGAATGCACAGGAGCTAGATAGGTATCTTAATCTTTATGCAAATGCAGATTCTATATCAATGGGTGAGCTGGAGCTAAAGGCTGTGAATAGGCTTTTTGAGTTGGGTTTTGAGGCAGGATTCTATCCGCAGTGTATTAGGGCAGAGGATTGTCTCATTCCCACAGAATATACACAATTACGATTTTTATAA
- a CDS encoding DUF485 domain-containing protein: MELSKEQEKVLFSFKQFVSFRNKISLILSVVILCAYYIFILGVGLFPDVLGYRLGPSSITLGIILGVFLIVLCIVATGLYTFLANTYFDKEQQEILDSLQKHNVIESLQNGEIAYRDYKPKHTSQEAQ; this comes from the coding sequence ATGGAACTATCCAAGGAACAAGAAAAGGTGCTTTTCAGCTTCAAGCAATTTGTTTCGTTTAGAAATAAAATTTCACTGATTTTATCAGTGGTGATTCTCTGTGCTTATTATATATTTATTTTGGGCGTAGGATTATTCCCCGATGTTTTGGGGTATCGTTTAGGACCTAGCTCTATTACGCTTGGCATTATATTAGGAGTCTTTCTTATCGTATTGTGTATCGTAGCTACGGGACTTTACACATTTTTGGCAAATACATACTTTGATAAAGAGCAGCAAGAAATCCTGGATTCATTACAAAAGCACAATGTAATAGAATCGCTTCAAAACGGAGAGATTGCATATAGAGACTATAAGCCAAAACATACATCACAGGAGGCACAATAA
- a CDS encoding DegT/DnrJ/EryC1/StrS family aminotransferase translates to MEFINLKAQYESYQKDIDRAIQDVLQSSQFIMGKAVSDLESTLSAYVGAKQAIACSSGTDALILTLMALDIKKGDEVITSPFSFIASVEAIMLLGAKPVFADIDEKSYNLCPTKLEGAITPHTKAIIPVSIFGQMADMESINAIAAKHHIPVIEDAAQSFGASETYSDGKRVKSCNASIMATTSFFPSKPLGCYGDGGAVFSNDESLAQKIRYLLNHGQTKRYEHHFIGLNARLDALQAAILNVKLTHLDTEIAKRQKVAQYYNEHLKGVITPFVKSSDTSAYAQYSILTKNRVDMMKKLESAQIPYAVHYPIPLHLQEVVQKAYPYKKGDFPVSEAVCDEILSLPFSPFITQEEQNKVIEAING, encoded by the coding sequence TTGGAGTTTATTAATCTTAAAGCGCAGTATGAAAGCTATCAAAAAGACATTGATAGAGCGATACAAGATGTATTGCAATCATCGCAATTCATTATGGGAAAAGCAGTAAGTGATTTAGAATCCACATTGAGTGCTTATGTAGGGGCAAAACAAGCCATAGCCTGTAGTAGTGGGACCGACGCACTGATTTTAACACTTATGGCATTAGATATAAAAAAAGGCGATGAGGTGATTACCTCTCCATTTAGCTTTATTGCAAGTGTAGAGGCGATTATGCTTTTGGGCGCGAAGCCTGTATTTGCGGATATTGATGAAAAGAGCTATAATCTCTGCCCCACAAAGCTTGAGGGTGCTATCACTCCTCATACAAAGGCAATTATCCCTGTATCGATTTTTGGGCAAATGGCAGATATGGAATCTATTAATGCCATTGCCGCAAAGCATCATATTCCTGTGATTGAAGATGCCGCGCAAAGCTTTGGAGCAAGTGAGACTTATAGTGATGGGAAGCGTGTAAAATCGTGTAATGCAAGCATTATGGCTACCACAAGCTTTTTTCCTAGTAAGCCATTGGGCTGCTATGGTGATGGGGGAGCAGTGTTTAGCAATGATGAATCCTTAGCGCAAAAAATCCGTTATTTACTAAATCACGGGCAGACAAAGCGATATGAACATCACTTTATAGGCTTAAATGCTCGGCTTGATGCACTCCAAGCAGCTATTTTAAATGTGAAACTCACGCATTTAGATACAGAAATTGCTAAACGACAAAAAGTAGCGCAATATTATAATGAACATCTTAAAGGCGTGATTACACCATTTGTCAAAAGTAGCGATACAAGCGCCTATGCGCAATACTCAATCCTCACCAAAAATCGTGTCGATATGATGAAAAAATTAGAATCTGCGCAGATTCCCTATGCAGTGCATTATCCTATCCCTTTACATTTACAGGAAGTCGTGCAAAAAGCCTATCCTTATAAAAAGGGTGATTTCCCTGTGAGTGAGGCAGTGTGTGATGAGATTCTCTCACTTCCATTTAGTCCATTTATCACGCAAGAAGAGCAAAATAAGGTTATAGAGGCAATCAATGGATAA